In a genomic window of Methanobrevibacter boviskoreani JH1:
- a CDS encoding type I CRISPR-associated protein Cas7 produces METDKEYVKNYYQGIYLTETILGNPNGDFVDNSPRNFDGEIFTTDKCIKYNVRKYIHESVEDLENKENIVFFFPRLVKGAKKEENKFKTRDDVYEFFKKEDNPFESLIKCSPDVRMFGGTFSFTKDSKQIYGPIQLTYGVDINEAQIKRIQIGAPFATTTGKQKTNGSESIVDDAIISYDITINPNVYKNLLLKSDLELFKKSLWFGTNLRKSTSKKTDSKLLILIKFINKDNTILNIGELKELIEVSNKKQHKVNHEILKLNCDKLFKKLEKYCDFIESIDLYYDSEDLILEYGGETLDEKTDFKLRDKISSKDPIDLIKN; encoded by the coding sequence ATGGAAACTGATAAAGAATATGTTAAAAATTATTATCAAGGAATATATTTAACTGAAACCATTTTAGGAAATCCTAATGGGGATTTTGTAGATAATTCTCCAAGAAACTTTGATGGAGAAATATTTACAACTGATAAATGTATAAAATATAATGTTAGAAAATATATTCATGAATCTGTTGAAGATTTGGAGAATAAAGAAAATATTGTATTTTTCTTCCCAAGATTAGTTAAAGGTGCAAAAAAAGAAGAAAATAAATTTAAAACCCGTGACGATGTATATGAATTTTTTAAAAAAGAAGATAATCCTTTTGAATCTTTAATAAAATGTTCACCAGATGTTAGAATGTTTGGAGGGACATTTAGTTTTACAAAGGATTCAAAACAAATATATGGACCAATTCAATTAACTTATGGTGTTGATATTAACGAAGCACAAATTAAACGTATTCAAATTGGTGCCCCTTTTGCAACAACTACTGGAAAACAAAAAACTAATGGTTCAGAATCAATTGTTGATGATGCAATAATTTCATATGATATAACTATTAATCCAAATGTTTATAAAAATTTATTATTAAAGTCTGATTTAGAGTTATTTAAAAAATCTTTATGGTTTGGAACTAATTTAAGGAAGTCAACAAGTAAAAAAACTGATTCAAAATTATTAATTTTAATTAAATTTATTAACAAAGATAATACTATTTTGAATATTGGAGAATTAAAAGAATTGATTGAAGTTTCTAATAAAAAACAACATAAAGTAAATCATGAAATTCTCAAGTTAAATTGTGATAAACTATTTAAAAAATTAGAAAAATACTGTGATTTTATTGAAAGTATTGATTTATATTATGATTCTGAGGATTTAATTTTGGAATATGGTGGAGAAACTTTAGATGAAAAAACCGATTTTAAATTAAGAGATAAAATTTCATCTAAAGATCCAATTGATTTAATTAAAAATTAA
- the cas6 gene encoding CRISPR-associated endoribonuclease Cas6 has translation MRLKILLKSKNNRLKIPFNYNHIISAIIYNKIADLEFSKKLHSSNSYKYFTFSQIHIHNFKITKQGFLSQNGMIDFLISSSDDYLIKSLVEGFLDDLTVNFIGEDLFVQKVELLPVPDFADKINVKTLSPIIVRTKKEIKGNLKVWDLAPGDQFFRNLEKNLINKYLKYNDLDGTDKKIKIYSEMRNVKSKRISIEKGDKRTFHRAYMMDLILEGDKELLKFAYDAGLGEKSGLGFGMIDLI, from the coding sequence ATGAGACTTAAAATTTTATTGAAATCTAAAAATAATAGATTGAAAATACCTTTTAATTATAATCACATAATATCAGCCATTATTTATAATAAAATTGCTGATTTAGAGTTTTCTAAAAAATTACACTCTTCTAATTCTTACAAATATTTTACTTTTTCTCAAATACATATACATAATTTTAAAATTACAAAACAAGGCTTTTTATCTCAAAATGGGATGATTGACTTTTTAATTTCTTCTTCTGATGATTATTTAATCAAAAGTCTTGTTGAAGGGTTCCTCGATGATTTAACTGTTAACTTCATTGGTGAAGATCTTTTTGTACAGAAAGTAGAATTACTTCCTGTTCCAGATTTTGCAGATAAAATTAATGTTAAAACTTTGTCTCCGATAATTGTAAGAACTAAAAAAGAAATTAAGGGTAATCTAAAAGTTTGGGATCTTGCGCCCGGGGATCAGTTCTTTAGAAATCTTGAGAAAAATTTGATTAATAAATATTTAAAGTACAATGATTTAGATGGAACTGATAAAAAAATTAAGATTTATTCAGAAATGAGAAATGTAAAAAGTAAAAGAATTTCAATTGAAAAAGGTGATAAAAGAACTTTTCATAGGGCTTATATGATGGATTTAATATTGGAAGGAGATAAAGAATTGTTGAAATTTGCATACGATGCTGGTTTAGGCGAAAAATCAGGATTAGGATTTGGTATGATTGATTTAATATAA
- a CDS encoding XkdF-like putative serine protease domain-containing protein, producing MKSLQQISQKSDKTNELLFTAPVMIPGEADCDYNRGEKPFTPEEIREIAVAYKDYQIVDREHEYFQTGEKIGVPVKSWN from the coding sequence TTGAAATCACTACAACAAATATCACAAAAAAGTGATAAAACCAACGAACTACTTTTTACTGCACCGGTAATGATTCCTGGAGAAGCGGACTGTGATTATAATCGCGGTGAAAAACCTTTTACACCTGAGGAAATCCGTGAAATAGCTGTAGCCTATAAAGACTATCAGATTGTAGACCGTGAACATGAATATTTCCAGACTGGAGAAAAAATTGGTGTTCCTGTTAAATCTTGGAATTAA